The sequence GGTAAATTATGCAGTTCgttactttataaattataatttttttaataatatatattttaaacatttaaattaaaaaaccccaaaataataGACACGATTGGttcaatagaaaaaaaaaatgtttgccgatggatggactgatggatagatggatggatggatgaatgaatgggtggatgaatggacggatggatggaaggatggatggaagaatgaatggatggatagatagacgGATGGATGAGTgagtggattgatggatggatggatggtcgtATGAATGAGtgaacggatggatggatggatgaacgatggatggatggatggatggatagatggatgaacagaCGGGTGGATAAATGTACGGGTGGATGAATCTACGGGTGGATGAATGAACGGGTGGATAAATGgacggatggatagatggatggaagaatgaatggatggaagaatgaatggatggaacgATGGGTGGaagagtggatggatggatggaggaatgaatggatatatagatggatgaataaacgggtgtatgggtgggtggatgaagTAATTGTTATACAAACATGCCACACAACATTGAATTTTACTACTCTTCCACAATTTGGAATGCCATGCTGTATTTAACCAGTGATCTCTTGAAAACCTTTACACAATTTGGAATGCCATGCTGTATTTAACCAGTGATCCCTTGAAAACCTTTACACAATTTGGAATGCCATGCTGTATTTAACCAGTGATCTCTTGAAAACCTTTACACAATTTGGAATGCCATGCTGTATTTAACCAGTGATCTCTTGAAAACCTTTACACAATCTGGAATGCCATGCTGTATTTAACCAGTGATCTCTTGAAAACCTTTACACAATTTATTCTCCTTTgtctttctccttttttttttaaacttcctCTTTtgctgtgtttttttttctcccaacTCTCGAATCGCCAATCAGAGTCATCGTCGGACTAAACAGATCCATCAATACTTTTCAAAATAGTCTTTCAAAGATAAAAGGTcgagaataaatatttaacattccTGCGCGACCTACAGCTAATGCACCTATTGTTTACTTGATGGAGAAATAGCGATTGTTTTCATCAACATCCATTTAGGGCAGACCTTTTTGCCTTGGAATCTGTAGTACGGCTTTTGATACATGATTTATTGATGTCTCTGTGTATCATGAGAGTCAGAGTTCCACGGCATTAGCTAACAagttacaaagtttgttttgtaaagtCTCATGTAGACTGGATGGGGCGCATGCGTGCGGACTGCTGAAGACTGTTGCGTCTGTTGCCGACTGTTGCGAACTGTTGTCGACTGTTGAAGACTGTTGCTGACTGTTGCCGACTGTTGCGAACTGTTGTGGACTGTTGCCGACTGTTGCGGATTGTTACGGACTGTTACGGATTGTCACGGACTTTTGCGGACTGTTGCCGATTTTTGCGGACTTTTACCGACTGTTGCGGACTGTTGCGTCTGTTGCCGACTGTTGCCGACTGTTGCGGACTGTTGCGTCTGATGTAGACTGTTGCAGACTGTTTCAGACTGTTGCCGACTGTTGCGTCTTTTGCCGACTGTTGCCGACTGTTGCGGACTGTCACAGACTGTTGTGGCCTGTTGCAGACTGTTGCGGACTGTTGCAGACTGTTGCGTCTGTTTCAGACTGCTGCAGACTGTTGCGAACTGTTGCAGACTGTTGCGTCTGTTTCAGACTGTTGCGGACTGTTGCGTCTGTTGCCGACTGTTGCGAACTGTTGCCGACTGTTGTGGACTGTTTCAGACTGTTGCCGACTGTTGCAGACTGTTGCGTCTGTTTCAGACTGTTGCGTCTGTTTCAGACTGTTGCAGACTGTTGCGAACTGTTGCAGCCTGTCGCGGAGTGTTGCCGACTGTTGCAGACTGTTACAGACTGTTGCGAACTGTTACAGACTGTTGCGAACTGTTGCCGACTGTTGCCGACTGTTGCGAACTGTTGCGGACTGTTACAGACTGTTGTCGACTGTTGCGAACTGTTGCCGACTGTTGCGGACTGTTGCATACTGTTGCAGACTGTCGCGGACTGTTACAGACTGTTGCCGACTGTTGCGAACTGTTGCCGACTGTTGCGGACTGTTGCATACTGTTGCATACTGTCGCGGACTGTTACAGACTGCTGCGGACTATTGCAGACTGTTGCGGACTGTAACAGACCGTTTTGAACATAGCCACCATTATTCAATTGTTTCATTGCGGGTgctggccgcatgcgttttgtAGACGTTTATGTTTCTTTTTCGTCGCGTCCGGTTCTCTAACTTGgaaggaagtgacgtcagctcctaccatctcctgtatgcacagtgtaaacaaatgcagtaatttacgacaaggcgcttcgctttgaTCAACCCGAGttataaaacaacatatatgacgtgataatataataaactatttaactaaatatattttaatttgtattaacaGAACGAAATAGGGCATGTATGTAccattaggcctattggtacgttcaagcaaaaacgaccacccACGATAACCAAGTGATAATGTTCTTTTtatttgggactacgtaattggacTGGTCTGAGATTTTTAGATGAgacagtctacttaatcaacattattatataattatgtacagtaTACTAAACACTAGCAGTTGATAATGCCCATTACGATTTTAGGGGTGACAGGTTATTTGTTGGAGATcgttttaattttcttcagCAATATGGTGACACGGGTCCTGATCCAAGTGCCTACATTTACTTCATACTATTAAACAAAGACTAAAATAAGGACATGTCATGACGCTTCAGATTGCTAAACAAAGTGcaccacaataccctgtgatgttGTATAATACCGGTAGGCCCTACGTATTATTTTTTGTCAAGACGGCGGCAATTGCTTAGTTAGTAATctaccaaatatacacctgccaatcaggaatcatttcatttcagcttatttctgtgcttatatccaatggcGCCTTCGACCCAATGGTTTAGAAACAGGTGTGACTGAAcagtataaaagcacgaacgtaactGCGAATgtgttcctgtcctggacggaggagccggccaaggtcgcctcttgtgcccaggacaggcgtgcgctacaacagcttgctctgaatgtgctcGTAAAGccttatgacctgacctgacctgcgaATGTGctcgtgcactacaacagcttgctctgaatgtgcacattaaacaatctgacctgacctgacctgcgaATGTGctcgtgcactacaacagcttgctctgaatgtgcacattaaacaatctgacctgacctgacctgcgaATGTGctcgtgcactacaac comes from Gigantopelta aegis isolate Gae_Host chromosome 13, Gae_host_genome, whole genome shotgun sequence and encodes:
- the LOC121387634 gene encoding keratin-associated protein 4-9-like, coding for MEHPLIGEELTPGRVSHVIVTSQHHLEIGLKVFQRRMDGSEDFYRSWNEYRDGFGDVDREFWLDCCRLLRLLPTVADCCGLSQTVVACCRLLRTVADCCVCFRLLQTVANCCRLLRLFQTVADCCVCCRLLRTVADCCGLFQTVADCCRLLRLFQTVASVSDCCRLLRTVAACRGVLPTVADCYRLLRTVTDCCELLPTVADCCELLRTVTDCCRLLRTVADCCGLLHTVADCRGLLQTVADCCELLPTVADCCILLHTVADCYRLLRTIADCCGL